From a single Arachis hypogaea cultivar Tifrunner chromosome 3, arahy.Tifrunner.gnm2.J5K5, whole genome shotgun sequence genomic region:
- the LOC112791644 gene encoding glucan endo-1,3-beta-glucosidase 2: MALHSCLLLLLLLLLQISLLAADEAFIGVNIGTSLSDMPHPTQVVALLKSQQIHHVRLYDADQAMLIALAKTGIEVSVSVPNEELLAIAQSNSTAANWVYRNVVAHYPSTNITSICVGSEVLTTLPNVAKILVNALKYIHSALVASNLDRQIKVSTPLSSSMILDSFPPSQAFFNRSLNPILIPMLDFLQSTGSYLMLNIYPYYDYMESNGVIPLDYALFKPLPPNKEAIDSNTLVHYTNVFDAVVDAAYFAMSFLNFTNIPVVVTETGWPSKGDRNEPDATLDNANAYNSNLIKHVLNMTGTPKHPGIAISTYIYELYNEDTKAGPLSEKNWGLFDANGKPIYILHLTGSGAVLANDTTNQTYCVAKDDADPKMLQAGIDWACGPGKVDCSPLLQGQPCYEPDNVVAHANYAFDTYYHLMGRSSEACNFNQMATISTSNPSHGSCVFPPGSLGKNGTFGNVTAASMNSTSLDSSANNVHRSLVLVIGVVVTWGVVLL; this comes from the exons ATGGCTCTGCAttcttgtcttcttcttcttcttcttcttcttcttcaaatctctctaCTTGCAGCTGATGAAG CATTCATTGGAGTGAACATTGGAACATCTCTCTCAGACATGCCTCATCCAACACAAGTAGTAGCACTTCTTAAATCACAGCAAATTCACCATGTTCGGTTGTATGATGCTGACCAAGCCATGCTCATTGCACTTGCAAAGACAGGAATTGAAGTTTCTGTCTCTGTCCCCAATGAAGAACTCTTAGCAATTGCCCAATCAAATTCCACAGCTGCCAATTGGGTTTACCGAAATGTTGTAGCACATTATCCATCCACTAACATAACATCAATTTGTGTTGGTTCTGAGGTTTTAACCACACTTCCTAACGTTGCAAAAATCCTAGTCAATGCCCTTAAGTACATTCATTCAGCTCTTGTCGCTTCGAATCTGGATCGCCAGATCAAAGTTTCCACACCCCTTTCGTCTTCCATGATCCTCGATTCGTTCCCTCCTTCCCAAGCCTTCTTTAACCGCTCCCTGAATCCTATCTTGATTCCAATGCTTGATTTCTTGCAATCAACAGGCTCCTATCTAATGCTCAACATTTACCCGTACTATGATTACATGGAATCTAATGGGGTGATTCCATTGGACTATGCACTCTTCAAGCCTCTGCCTCCCAACAAAGAAGCCATAGATTCCAACACACTTGTACACTACACCAATGTGTTTGATGCTGTGGTGGACGCAGCATATTTCGCCATGTCCTTTCTAAACTTCACCAATATCCCGGTGGTGGTGACGGAGACAGGATGGCCTTCCAAGGGCGACCGGAACGAGCCGGACGCAACATTAGACAATGCAAATGCATATAACAGCAATCTCATCAAACATGTTTTAAACATGACAGGAACTCCCAAGCATCCGGGGATAGCCATTAGTACTTACATCTATGAGCTCTACAATGAGGACACAAAAGCAGGGCCATTGTCTGAAAAGAACTGGGGATTGTTTGATGCAAATGGAAAACCTATTTACATATTGCATCTCACAGGGTCAGGAGCAGTTTTGGCTAATGATACTACAAATCAAACTTACTGCGTCGCCAAGGATGATGCTGATCCCAAGATGCTGCAGGCTGGAATAGATTGGGCTTGTGGACCTGGCAAGGTGGATTGCTCTCCATTGCTTCAGGGCCAACCCTGCTATGAACCGGACAATGTGGTTGCACATGCTAACTATGCTTTTGATACTTACTACCATTTGATGGGAAGGTCTTCTGAAGCCTGTAACTTCAATCAAATGGCTACAATTTCTACCTCCAATCCAA GTCACGGTTCTTGTGTATTTCCGCCGGGAAG TCTCGGCAAAAATGGAACCTTTGGTAATGTGACAGCAGCATCAATGAACTCAACAAGTTTAGATTCTTCTGCTAACAATGTTCATAGAAGCCTTGTATTGgtgataggagtagtagtaaCATGGGGAGTGGTTTTGCTATGA
- the LOC114927490 gene encoding uncharacterized protein: protein MAWIRGLEPPKWLQHRDEGRRYRHMTTNLSECINSILKGTRNLLKAILANREGISQMLVISYDRATSIFTVNEIAAVGVQSCFRVYLEHGRCDCGYFQALHYPCAHALATCAHARLDWQPYVAPVYRVENVFRVYQMEFSPMPDEELWPPYEGSRRDQSAVDMTRYGG from the exons ATGGCCTGGATTCGAGGGTTAGAGCCGCCGAAGTGGCTGCAGCATCGTGACGAGGGCCGACGATACAGGCACATGACAACCAACTTGTCGGAATGTATCAACTCTATTCTCAAGGGAACTCGTAACCTTCTA AAAGCTATACTGGCAAACAGAGAAGGTATTTCCCAGATGCTTGTTATTTCGTATGACAGAGCCACGTCTATCTTCACAGTCAATGAGATAGCAGCCGTCGGGGTCCAGTCGTGTTTCAGGGTTTACTTAGAACATGGTAGATGTGACTGTGGATACTTCCAGGCGTTGCACTATCCATGTGCTCATGCGTTGGCTACATGTGCACACGCAAGGCTTGATTGGCAGCCTTATGTCGCGCCAGTCTATCGTGTTGAGAACGTGTTTCGGGTTTACCAGATGGAATTTTCTCCAATGCCAGACGAGGAGTTGTGGCCTCCATACGAAG GGTCTCGGCGTGATCAATCTGCAGTCGATATGACTCGATATGGCGGCTAG
- the LOC140183611 gene encoding uncharacterized protein, with protein sequence MSTTAEDTSSNYALSGEMELEVSLKFLNRETAMLAVKNYNIRRSTEYKVVELDQARYVCQCKQLRDQCCWMVRVAKTRASRFLVIRKYEGLHSFLASSMSQDHAQLDRNVIYQHIFPMVHADATIFIKVFQGSVEAAYGYKVSYKKVWHAKQKDRDNNILPVAFVIVERENTESWFFFLSNLRRHVATQPGILLISDRHAGIKATLERAESGWEHNVYCVRHIASNFATSFKSKEAKRHLVNAAYSKTQE encoded by the exons ATGTCGACCACCGCCGAAGACACATCGAGCAACTATGCTTTGTCTGGTGAGATGGAGTTGGAGGTTAGTTTGAAATTTCTGAATAGAGAAACTGCGATGCTTGCTGTAAAGAACTACAACATTCGAAGAAGTACGGAATACAAGGTGGTAGAGTTAGATCAAGCTAGGTATGTCTGCCAATGCAAGCAGCTTAGGGACCAATGTTGTTGGATGGTACGGGTTGCAAAGACAAGGGCCTCCAGATTTCTGGTAATTCGAAAATACGAAGGGCTCCACAGTTTTTTGGCAAGCTCCATGTCTCAAGACCATGCTCAGCTTGATAGGAACGTCATCTACCAGCATATATTCCCCATGGTTCATGCAGATGCTACTATTTTCATTAAGGTGTTTCAAGGATCAGTCGAGGCAGCCTACGGGTACAAGGTTTCTTACAAGAAGGTTTGGCACGCAAAGCAGAAG GACAGGGATAACAACATCCTGCCCGTTGCTTTTGTGATTGTCGAAAGGGAGAACACAGAGTCGTGGTTCTTTTTCCTTTCGAATCTCAGGAGACATGTAGCAACTCAACCAGGGATACTGCTTATCTCTGATCGGCATGCAGGAATAAAGGCTACTTTAGAGCGGGCTGAGAGTGGATGGGAACACAATGTGTACTGTGTGAGACATATTGCCTCTAATTTCGCAACTAGTTTCAAGAGCAAGGAAGCAAAAAGGCACCTAGTCAACGCGGCGTATTCTAAGACACAAGAGTAG